CATCAAATGTCCCACCAAAAAGTAAAGGCCGGCAAAAAGTGGGGTTTTTATTTAATTACAGATGAACGGGTCAATTGGCTTCTTGAAGGGTTAGAGACTGCAGATCTAAAGTATAAAGACAAGTACGCCGGCATTCTAAATACTTGGCAGGATGGAGATTTCTCATCAGCTGACGAGCACCATAACGCGATGTGGAGCCTGCAGGGGGGCACAGTAGGAAGATCATTTGGTGTATTATCAGAAGCTGAGGAAGAAGCTTTTATTGAAAGCAGCAAAGAATAATATGAAAGGGAAGGAAGTGCTTGAATGAAAAGCGATGATTTAATTAACCAGCTGGGACTAAAAGCCCACCCAGAAGGCGGATTTTATAAACCAACCTACGAATCAGATATCTCCACTGAAACTCCTCATGGAAAGCGAAGTTTGTACACAAGCATTTATTTTCTGCTGCGTTCTAAAGACGTTTCTCACTTTCACAGGCTTCAATCGGATGAGCTCTGGTATTTTCACGGAGGAAGCCCGCTCACTGTCCATATGATCACACCAGAAGGCGAATATAAGGAAGTGAAGCTCGGCCTTAATATCAGCAGAGGAGAAGTGCCGCAATTCGTCGTGTCAAAACATACGATATTCGGTTCTTCTGTAGATGAAGAGGATACGTTTTCTCTGGCAGGCTGTATGGTCTCTCCCGGCTTTGATTTTGAGGACTTTGAGTTATTTGAAAAACAGGAGCTGATGAAGCAATATCCTCAGCACCGCAAAATCATTAACAAGCTTGCTTATGAGAAATAAGGGCTGTCCGAACGGTTTATAATGTGAAAACCTCGAAGGAAATGAAAATTCTTCGAGGTTTTTCTTTTGGCTTTATATTTATTGGTTATGTAAGAAGGGCAGGGAAACGGCGAGCCCCCTGCAGAAAAACGGCCTGCTTACCGCAGTGAGGGACGAACGAGGAGGCTTTTTTCTTATGATTTTTTCATCGGCCAGAACAGCACTCGTCTGGCTTCCGCGTAATGAAGGAGAAATTTCCCCCCGGAAAAAGCAGAAGGAGGTAAAGGCGAAAGATTATATGTTTCAAAATGACCGGAAGCATCATGGATTTTCCACGGTAAGTGATGCACGCCTATCGAATACAAGGAATCATTAACAGGTGTCCATAAATAATAGCGTTCAACGAGCCAGTTTGCCACGCTTCCTTTTTCTGGGGAGTAACCGGCAGACACCGGACGCCAGGTTCCTTGCAGCAGAGCACCTGATTTTCCTTTTCGCTTACTATAGTAATGAAACGTATCTCCTTTCCTGGTCATGTTCATAGACGCGTAATAATAAGGCAGAGTCGTAGCTCTGGCTCCTAACACGTCTAATAGCTTTTCAGCATCGAGACTGAAAAAGCAGATTCCTGGAACGCCGTTTCTTTTAACATATGTACGCACATTGAGTTCTAAAAAAGTATGAAGGTAAGGGATCTTCGGGATCATTCGAAAATGCATGCCGCTTACTCGAAAGGGGATGATAGAGATCCACGCCTCGCCTTCAAATGTATCTAATTCCAGCCCGGCTGGAATGAAAGGGAGGAGAGCTTCCTTATCTACGGAGTGATGCATAAATAAGGTGTGGTCCCATTGTTGAGAGAATACCCATGGTCCTTTAGGAAGCGGAGAATCACGATATTCGGTTTTTGAAAGAATATCTTCATACATACGACCACTCCTATAATAGATAGGCTAAGGGTTTCCATGGACGAACCGATCAAGCTTCTTCGATCGTCCTTCATTGCGGGGTCTCGTCAGATAGTCCCGTAATCCCCTCAAAATCACTACATCCTTTGGCAGAAATCCAGGATAGAAAACAAAACAGGCACGGGCGGATGAAGGGAGGAGGGCTCACCCATGCCGTACCTGCTTTGTTATATTGATTACACTCTACCCTAAATGACTGTCAATTATTCTCCTTGCCTTTAGATACTTCACTGACAACCGCATGATATTATACGTGATCCTGCTATATTTTGGGTGTAGCTGCATTTAGCAGCAGAGTCGTTATTAAAAGGACAGTGTGATAGAATTCTAGTTATTGAAACCGTTATCATAAAGGGGTTAATTTACATGCTGTCCATTTTAAATGATTATAAGGATGGAATTTTTGAGACGTTCTTTGGAAACGTCAATCACTGCATTGTGATCGTCGATAAAAAAGGCTATATTTCATACATGAACGAAGGTTATTGTGAATTCTTAAAGGTTGATAAAGCAGCAGTAAAAGGAAAGCATGTCACTGATGTCATTAACAATACAAGGATGCATATCGTTGCGGAAACAGGAAAGGAAGAGATGGCTGATATTCAGTATATCCGCGGCAATTATATGATCGCCAACCGCGTCCCGCTGCGCTCTGAAGGGAAGCTCGTCGGAGCGCTTGGGATGGTTCTGTTCCGTGATACAGAAGAATGGCTGAAAATGAATAGTCACATTAAGGCACTTCTGATGGAGCTTGAAACTTACAGAAATCAAATGAATAAGCAAAGTGGAGCCAGCTATTCTCTGCACGATATTATTACATCTTCTCCGGAAATGCAAAAGGTGAAAGACAAGGTGAAAAAGCTGGCAACCGGCGACGTGTCCGTCTTGTTAAGAGGGGAAAGCGGAACAGGCAAGGAGCTTTTCGCCCACAGCATCCACCAGCTGAGTGAGCGTCATACGAAGCCTTTTATAAAGGTCAACTGTGCCGCCATTCCTGAGCATTTAATAGAGTCTGAGCTGTTTGGTTATCAGGAAGGAGCTTTTACAGGTGCTAAAAAAGGCGGGAAGCCCGGAAAATTTCAGCTCGCGGATGGAGGCACTCTTTTCCTTGATGAAATCGGCGATATGCCCCTTCACACTCAAGTGAAAATTCTGCGTGTGCTGCAAGAGGGAGAGGCAGAAGCTATTGGTGCTGTGAAGCCGCAGCAAATTGACGTGCGGATCGTGGCGGCGACCAATCAACCACTGGAAAAGCTGATCGAAACACAAAAGTTTCGCAACGATTTATTTTATCGGATTAATGCAATGCAGGTGTTTATTCCTCCATTAAGGGAGCGTCCGGAGGATTTACGGGTCCTTTCTAAATATCTTTTACAGAAGCTTACAGACCGCATCGGAAAGCGGGTCGCTGAGTTTGCCCCTGAGGTGCACAGCTGTTTTCAAACTTATGATTGGCCGGGGAATGTCCGGGAGTTAGAGAATGTGATTGAATCCGCTGTCTATTTAACAAATGAAGAGACCATTCAGCTTGGCGATCTCCCTGATCATATGCGGTACAAATATAATCCCGAAGAACAATCGTTGAAGGAGATTCTTGAGGGTACAGAGAGAAAGGCTATTGAACAGGCTTTAAAAAGGTGCAAAGGCGACAAAGTTAAGGCTGCAAAAGCTCTTGGAATTGGGAAATCCAGCTTTTATGACAAAGTGAAAAAGTACGAGTTATCAATCATTCCGTAATCCTGGAATCACTTTCCGGATTACCGGAATGATTTTTTTATCGCTTAATTGTAAGGGTTTTCATAAATTGAGTCAGTATATAGAGATCTCTTTTCCGGAAATCTGGAATAAAAAAATGGCGAATATGAGAAAACCTTATCGAATCAGCGTTTATAAAGTTGGCATGAATTTTGCATATATAAGGGTGAAGGGAGTGTTACATGGATGAAAACCATTTATTCATCATTCGAACAGGCAGTAAAAGATATAAAAGACGGGTCTGTCATCATGGTCGGCGGTTTCGGGCTTGTCGGTATACCGGAGAACTTGATTCTCGCTTTAGTAGATTCAAAGGTTAAGCACCTTACAGTTATCTCTAACAATTGTGGAGTCGATGACTGGGGGCTTGGACTTTTGTTGAAAAATAAGCAGATTGATAAAATGATTGGCTCTTATGTTGGTGAGAATAAAGAGTTTGAACGACAGGTACTTTCAGGTGAATTGGAAGTTGAACTGACACCACAAGGGACGCTGGCCGAACGGATTCGTGCAGGAGGAGCAGGTATTCCGGCATTTTACACACCAGCAGGGGTCGGTACTCCTCTAGCAGAAGACGGGGAAGTCAGGAATTTTGATGGAAAAGATTATCTGCTTCAAACCGGACTGCGTGCTGATTTCAGCCTTGTCAGGGCAGCCAAAGGTGACAGGCACGGCAACCTCATTTATAACAAAACGGCCCGCAATTTCAATCCGATGATGGCAGCAGCCGGAAAAACAACAATTGCGGAAGTAGAAGAGTTCGTTAAGACAGGAGAACTAGAGGCGGATCAGATTCATACCCCAGGCATTTACGTACAAGGACTCATTCAGGGAGCTCAGGAAAAGCGGATTGAACGATTAACACTTAGGACACACGCATAACCACTAGGAGGGAAATTAATGAAATTAGATAGAGCCCAAGTGAGAGAAAGAATTGCCCGGCGAGCTGAGCAGGAAATTGAAAGCGGTTACTATGTCAACTTAGGAATCGGAATGCCGACAATGGTAGCGAACTACATTCAAGAGGATAAAGAGGTCGTTCTTCAGTCGGAAAACGGGCTGCTTGGGATTGGAAGATCCCCTTATGAAGAGGAAGTGAACCCGGACTTAATCAATGCCGGAAAGGAAACGGTGACCGAAGCGCCAGGAGCCTCTTATTGCGACAGCGCAGAGTCTTTTGCCATGATACGCGGCGAGCATTTGGATCTGGCCATACTCGGCGGTATGGAAGTTTCAGAGAAGGGTGACCTTGCCAATTGGATGATTCCAGGAAAAATGATTAAAGGCATGGGCGGAGCGATGGATATTGTCCATGGAGCTAAGAAGATCGTCATTATCATGGATCACGTCAACAAACACGGTGATCCGAAAATTTTAAAAACGTGTCAGCTGCCATTAACAGGGCAGGGAGTGGTTGACCGCATCATTACAGAACGCTCGGTCATCGATGTTACGCGGCAGGGCCTTGAATTAGTGGAGGTTCTAAATGGATGGACAGTTGATGAAGTAAAAGTTTCTACAGAGGCTGAGCTGACAATAAGCTAGCAGTTAATGGAAAGTACAAATAAATAATGGGGGTTTTTAATCAATGAGCCAAGTTGTCTTTATTACAGGTGCTGCAAGCGGCATCGGATATCAAATAGGAACAGCATTCGCAAAAGAAGGAGCAAAAGTAGTACTCAGTGATGTAAATGAAGAAAAAGTAAAAGAAGCGGCAGAAGCCTTGAAGAAACAAGGCTATGAGTGTATCGGCCTGAAATGTGATGTAACAAAGGAGGAAGAATTAATCAGCTCCATCGATGAGACGGTCAACACTTATGGACGTCTTGATGTGTTGATCAACAACGCCGGGCTGCAGCATGTGGCCTCCATTGAAGAATTCCCAACAGAGAAGTTCCGTTTTATTACGGATGTCATGCTGGTGGCGCCGTTTATGGCCATTAAGCATGCTTTTCCAATTATGAAAAAGCAGGGATTTGGCCGGATTATCAATATGGCCTCGATAAACGGATTAATCGGTTTTGCAGGAAAATCTGCTTATAACAGCTCCAAACACGGGGTAATCGGATTAACCAAAGTTACAGCATTAGAGGGGGCGGAACACGGAATTACCGTCAATGCAATCTGCCCTGGCTATGTGGATACGCCGCTTGTGCGCAATCAGCTGGAAGACTTGGCCGTAAACCGCGGAGTTTCTCTTGAAAAAGTGTTAGAAGAGGTTATTTATCCGCTGGTTCCTCAGAAGCGGCTGTTGTCTGTGGAGGAAATCGCGGACTATACGATGTTTTTGGCCAGCGAAAAAGCAAGAGGTGTAACCGGTCAGGCTGTTGTGCTTGATGGCGGCTATACGGCTCAATAACTAAGGAGGGCGACAATGAGAGAAGTTTATATTTTAGAAGGCGCACGCACACCGTTTGGCAGCTTTGGAGGTAAGTTAAAAGACGTCGACCCAACGACGCTTGGAGTGACAGCGAGTAAGGAAGCGATCAGGCGAAGCGGGATCACTCCCGATCAAATTGATTTTTCCGTGATTGGCAATGTGATTCACTCAGCAAAAAACGCTCCTTACCTTTCGCGGCATATCGCTTTAAATACA
This window of the Halobacillus sp. Marseille-Q1614 genome carries:
- a CDS encoding DUF6241 domain-containing protein, encoding MSNKVIGLTISILICFGVAGAIGYMAYDILMGGNEEAAGSEETEKTEETEGQKVEELSEDKLAEGDAEELIPFGDQAEHEELTDRDYQEYIHQMSHQKVKAGKKWGFYLITDERVNWLLEGLETADLKYKDKYAGILNTWQDGDFSSADEHHNAMWSLQGGTVGRSFGVLSEAEEEAFIESSKE
- a CDS encoding 3-oxoacid CoA-transferase subunit B, with amino-acid sequence MKLDRAQVRERIARRAEQEIESGYYVNLGIGMPTMVANYIQEDKEVVLQSENGLLGIGRSPYEEEVNPDLINAGKETVTEAPGASYCDSAESFAMIRGEHLDLAILGGMEVSEKGDLANWMIPGKMIKGMGGAMDIVHGAKKIVIIMDHVNKHGDPKILKTCQLPLTGQGVVDRIITERSVIDVTRQGLELVEVLNGWTVDEVKVSTEAELTIS
- a CDS encoding sigma-54-dependent Fis family transcriptional regulator, yielding MLSILNDYKDGIFETFFGNVNHCIVIVDKKGYISYMNEGYCEFLKVDKAAVKGKHVTDVINNTRMHIVAETGKEEMADIQYIRGNYMIANRVPLRSEGKLVGALGMVLFRDTEEWLKMNSHIKALLMELETYRNQMNKQSGASYSLHDIITSSPEMQKVKDKVKKLATGDVSVLLRGESGTGKELFAHSIHQLSERHTKPFIKVNCAAIPEHLIESELFGYQEGAFTGAKKGGKPGKFQLADGGTLFLDEIGDMPLHTQVKILRVLQEGEAEAIGAVKPQQIDVRIVAATNQPLEKLIETQKFRNDLFYRINAMQVFIPPLRERPEDLRVLSKYLLQKLTDRIGKRVAEFAPEVHSCFQTYDWPGNVRELENVIESAVYLTNEETIQLGDLPDHMRYKYNPEEQSLKEILEGTERKAIEQALKRCKGDKVKAAKALGIGKSSFYDKVKKYELSIIP
- a CDS encoding YqjF family protein, with the protein product MYEDILSKTEYRDSPLPKGPWVFSQQWDHTLFMHHSVDKEALLPFIPAGLELDTFEGEAWISIIPFRVSGMHFRMIPKIPYLHTFLELNVRTYVKRNGVPGICFFSLDAEKLLDVLGARATTLPYYYASMNMTRKGDTFHYYSKRKGKSGALLQGTWRPVSAGYSPEKGSVANWLVERYYLWTPVNDSLYSIGVHHLPWKIHDASGHFETYNLSPLPPSAFSGGKFLLHYAEARRVLFWPMKKS
- a CDS encoding CoA transferase subunit A; this translates as MKTIYSSFEQAVKDIKDGSVIMVGGFGLVGIPENLILALVDSKVKHLTVISNNCGVDDWGLGLLLKNKQIDKMIGSYVGENKEFERQVLSGELEVELTPQGTLAERIRAGGAGIPAFYTPAGVGTPLAEDGEVRNFDGKDYLLQTGLRADFSLVRAAKGDRHGNLIYNKTARNFNPMMAAAGKTTIAEVEEFVKTGELEADQIHTPGIYVQGLIQGAQEKRIERLTLRTHA
- a CDS encoding 3-hydroxybutyrate dehydrogenase, with the translated sequence MSQVVFITGAASGIGYQIGTAFAKEGAKVVLSDVNEEKVKEAAEALKKQGYECIGLKCDVTKEEELISSIDETVNTYGRLDVLINNAGLQHVASIEEFPTEKFRFITDVMLVAPFMAIKHAFPIMKKQGFGRIINMASINGLIGFAGKSAYNSSKHGVIGLTKVTALEGAEHGITVNAICPGYVDTPLVRNQLEDLAVNRGVSLEKVLEEVIYPLVPQKRLLSVEEIADYTMFLASEKARGVTGQAVVLDGGYTAQ
- a CDS encoding cupin domain-containing protein, with amino-acid sequence MKSDDLINQLGLKAHPEGGFYKPTYESDISTETPHGKRSLYTSIYFLLRSKDVSHFHRLQSDELWYFHGGSPLTVHMITPEGEYKEVKLGLNISRGEVPQFVVSKHTIFGSSVDEEDTFSLAGCMVSPGFDFEDFELFEKQELMKQYPQHRKIINKLAYEK